A genomic region of Miscanthus floridulus cultivar M001 chromosome 3, ASM1932011v1, whole genome shotgun sequence contains the following coding sequences:
- the LOC136547000 gene encoding uncharacterized protein: MAAATAADMVADALPSNVSSDSDSDDLLLPNLLPSTAAPSSPSRAELHHFQIPSLPDPITVRALPSRGLSFQLWPSASTLLRVLPAARSLLPRPRAPAGSPLSVLELGSGTGAAGLSLAAALPARAVLSDLPDVLPNLRHNAELNAPLLASAGGAASVVPLRWGDAAAMADVAAAQAAASPFDLVVASDVVYYEALVDPLIETLRFFVKGEVVFVMAHMRRWKRTDKKFFGKARKVFDIEVVHEDPPLEGWRHGPVVYRFTAKKQHGKK, translated from the coding sequence ATGGCCGCCGCAACCGCCGCCGACATGGTCGCCGACGCACTCCCCTCCAACGTCTCCTCGGACTCGGACTCCGACGACCTACTCCTCCCGaacctcctcccctccaccgcCGCACCCTCATCCCCATCGCGCGCGGAGCTCCACCACTTCCAAATCCCCTCCCTGCCGGACCCCATCACCGTCCGCGCGCTCCCCTCGCGGGGCCTCTCGTTCCAGCTCTGgccctcggcctccaccctcctGCGAGTCCTCCCCGCCGCCCGGAGCCTCCTCCCGCGCCCGCGCGCCCCGGCGGGGAGCCCGCTCAGCGTCCTCGAGCTCGGCTCCGGCACCGGCGCCGCAGGGCTCTCCCTGGCCGCGGCGCTCCCGGCGCGCGCCGTCCTCTCCGACCTCCCCGACGTGCTCCCCAACCTCCGCCACAACGCCGAGCTCAACGCGCCCCTCCTCGCCTCCGCCGGCGGCGCCGCCTCCGTCGTGCCGCTCCGCTGGGGCGACGCCGCCGCGATGGCGGACGTGGCCGCGGCGCAGGCGGCGGCCTCCCCGTTCGACCTCGTCGTGGCGTCGGACGTGGTGTACTACGAGGCGTTGGTCGACCCCTTGATAGAGACGCTGCGGTTCTTCGTGAAGGGGGAGGTAGTGTTCGTGATGGCGCACATGAGGCGGTGGAAGCGCACGGACAAGAAGTTCTTCGGCAAGGCGAGGAAGGTGTTCGACATTGAGGTGGTTCACGAGGACCCACCGCTCGAAGGTTGGCGCCACGGGCCGGTGGTTTACCGGTTCACCGCCAAGAAGCAGCACGGCAAGAAGTGA